A single genomic interval of Caballeronia sp. NK8 harbors:
- a CDS encoding high-potential iron-sulfur protein gives MNTSRRSFMILGIGMGSALWLTRARADLPHLSESDPAAVAVGYKEDAAKIDKAKYPNFAAEQTCANCSLYQGKSGDAWGGCTLFSGKLVAGKGWCASWTNM, from the coding sequence ATGAACACGTCACGCCGCAGCTTCATGATTCTCGGCATCGGCATGGGTTCGGCGCTGTGGCTCACGCGAGCCCGCGCCGATCTGCCGCACCTGAGCGAATCCGATCCGGCCGCCGTCGCCGTCGGCTACAAGGAGGACGCCGCGAAGATCGACAAGGCGAAATACCCGAACTTCGCGGCGGAGCAGACGTGCGCGAACTGCTCGCTGTATCAGGGCAAATCGGGCGACGCCTGGGGCGGCTGCACGCTCTTCAGCGGCAAGCTCGTGGCCGGCAAGGGATGGTGCGCGTCCTGGACGAACATGTGA
- a CDS encoding type II toxin-antitoxin system ParD family antitoxin, translated as MAKNTSVSLGDHFADFVENRVRAGRYSTASDVVRAGLRLLEEQEARLDTLRSALEAGERSGSSKPLDFDAFIARKRKSTR; from the coding sequence ATGGCCAAAAATACGTCCGTTTCGCTCGGCGATCATTTCGCGGATTTCGTCGAAAATCGCGTTCGCGCTGGCCGCTACAGCACTGCAAGCGATGTGGTCCGTGCCGGATTGCGCCTGCTCGAAGAACAGGAAGCGAGGCTCGACACACTCCGTTCCGCCCTGGAAGCGGGAGAGCGTTCGGGGTCGTCGAAGCCGCTCGATTTCGATGCGTTCATCGCCCGTAAGCGCAAGTCCACTCGATGA